In Silvanigrella paludirubra, one DNA window encodes the following:
- the rplC gene encoding 50S ribosomal protein L3, with amino-acid sequence MVRYAFSKVGMTSAFTQSGTAQGVTVLKMQPAKVLRHETLENGKVVVVVEYDTGHKNKLVRGWVVENPAEYEVGSPLKAPSLSVGQKLKITGFSKGRGFQDAMTRHGFGGGPASHGSRFHRSPGSVGMRAEPGRVMKGKKMPGQDGNVQVTLRNVQVAYWSHEESIMAIVGGVPGARGGMVFV; translated from the coding sequence ATGGTACGTTATGCTTTTAGCAAAGTTGGCATGACTAGTGCTTTTACGCAAAGTGGCACAGCCCAAGGCGTAACTGTTCTAAAAATGCAGCCAGCTAAAGTTCTTAGACACGAAACTTTGGAAAATGGCAAAGTTGTTGTTGTTGTTGAATACGATACAGGTCATAAAAATAAACTTGTACGTGGATGGGTTGTCGAAAATCCTGCTGAATACGAAGTAGGCTCACCTCTTAAAGCTCCTTCTCTCTCTGTCGGACAAAAATTAAAAATTACTGGCTTTTCTAAAGGTCGCGGTTTTCAAGACGCTATGACTCGTCACGGTTTTGGTGGCGGTCCTGCAAGCCATGGTAGCCGTTTTCATAGATCCCCTGGATCTGTAGGTATGCGTGCTGAACCTGGTCGCGTTATGAAAGGCAAAAAAATGCCTGGTCAAGACGGTAATGTACAAGTAACTCTCCGCAATGTTCAGGTTGCTTACTGGTCTCATGAAGAGTCAATTATGGCTATCGTAGGCGGTGTACCTGGTGCACGCGGCGGTATGGTATTTGTTTAA
- the rpsJ gene encoding 30S ribosomal protein S10 codes for MESQKIRIRLKGYDVSLVDQSVAQIINKAKGTGAKIAGPVPMPTIINRYTVLRSPHVDKKSREQFEIRTHRRLIDLLEPKQQTVDGLMKLDLAAGVDVEINLY; via the coding sequence ATGGAAAGCCAAAAAATCCGTATTCGTCTCAAGGGCTATGATGTTTCTCTGGTTGACCAGAGCGTAGCTCAGATTATTAACAAGGCAAAAGGAACGGGAGCAAAAATTGCTGGCCCAGTACCAATGCCAACGATCATTAACCGTTATACAGTGTTGAGATCACCTCACGTTGACAAAAAGTCACGCGAGCAATTTGAAATCCGCACTCACCGCCGTTTAATCGATCTTCTTGAGCCAAAACAACAAACTGTTGATGGACTCATGAAACTCGACTTAGCAGCTGGTGTTGATGTAGAAATCAATCTCTACTAA